The following are encoded together in the Candidatus Methylomirabilis oxygeniifera genome:
- a CDS encoding protein of unknown function (Evidence 5 : No homology to any previously reported sequences) gives MATTWQARRDLNPQPSDLESDALPLELLASTRFEISRLEFRAATSVAPVMPNTQNPQQSTLLLYGRCACGTNDSIYSAQPYPVCSVYSSSLYNFASCTHRKPM, from the coding sequence TTGGCCACCACATGGCAGGCCAGGAGGGATTTGAACCCCCAACCCTCGGATTTGGAGTCCGATGCTCTGCCGTTAGAGCTACTGGCCTCTACGAGGTTCGAGATTTCGCGTCTTGAGTTTCGAGCGGCGACCTCCGTCGCTCCTGTCATGCCCAACACTCAAAACCCGCAACAGTCTACTTTGCTTCTTTATGGGCGGTGTGCTTGCGGCACCAACGACAGTATTTACTCAGCTCAACCCTATCCGGTGTGTTCTGTTTACTCTTCGTCGTTGTATAATTTCGCCTCTTGCACTCACCGCAAGCCAATGTGA
- a CDS encoding conserved membrane protein of unknown function (Evidence 4 : Homologs of previously reported genes of unknown function) has product MNNYRVGLPMIVGGAAIGFYLAYQAGAGPYQWLLGLAGLLLGASCGIAVMVLQRKFHQASLQVIVSGTIGFVLGLGLAELLFSAISDFLSFIPPYIANTMRPIITIGSAYLGAAIAIEKSRGFSVLDVVRLFREKPRGKSYKILDTSVIIDGRIADICETGFVEGTLLIPQFVLRELQQVADSSDPLKRNRGRRGLDILQKIQKRVDVHVEISDMDFPDIREVDAKLVALAKAVNAKVVTNDFNLNKVAALQGIGVLNINELTNALRPVVLPGEEMQVHVLKEGKEYNQGIAYLDDGTMVVVDSGRRYIGQTVDVRVTTVLPTTAGRMIFSRLKEEAEAA; this is encoded by the coding sequence TTGAACAACTACCGAGTTGGTCTCCCGATGATTGTTGGAGGGGCGGCCATCGGATTCTATCTGGCCTATCAAGCCGGCGCAGGTCCGTACCAATGGCTACTAGGACTGGCCGGTCTCCTGCTTGGGGCCTCGTGCGGTATTGCCGTGATGGTTCTTCAACGCAAGTTTCATCAGGCTTCCCTGCAAGTCATTGTCAGCGGAACTATCGGATTCGTCTTGGGTCTTGGCTTGGCCGAACTCTTATTCAGCGCTATCTCAGACTTTCTGAGCTTTATTCCGCCTTATATTGCGAACACCATGCGACCCATTATCACCATCGGGTCGGCGTACCTTGGAGCCGCCATCGCGATCGAGAAGAGCCGAGGGTTCAGTGTGCTGGACGTCGTTCGGCTTTTCAGGGAAAAGCCCAGGGGGAAGAGCTACAAGATTCTCGATACCTCGGTGATCATCGACGGCCGCATCGCCGACATTTGCGAGACAGGGTTTGTTGAGGGAACGCTTCTCATTCCGCAGTTTGTCTTGCGAGAGCTGCAGCAGGTTGCCGACTCATCGGATCCGTTGAAACGAAACCGCGGTCGTCGGGGACTGGATATTTTGCAGAAGATACAGAAGAGGGTTGATGTGCATGTCGAGATCAGTGATATGGACTTTCCCGATATCCGCGAGGTGGACGCGAAACTGGTCGCGCTGGCCAAGGCCGTGAATGCCAAGGTGGTCACAAACGATTTCAATCTGAATAAGGTGGCTGCGCTGCAGGGGATCGGGGTATTGAACATCAATGAGTTAACCAATGCGCTCAGGCCTGTTGTTCTGCCCGGTGAGGAGATGCAGGTCCACGTTCTTAAAGAAGGTAAGGAGTACAACCAAGGCATTGCCTACCTCGATGATGGGACGATGGTAGTCGTCGACAGCGGCCGTCGATACATCGGTCAGACTGTTGATGTGCGCGTCACCACAGTGCTGCCGACGACAGCCGGACGTATGATCTTCTCACGTCTGAAGGAAGAGGCCGAGGCCGCTTAG
- the rplK gene encoding 50S ribosomal subunit protein L11 (Evidence 2a : Function of homologous gene experimentally demonstrated in an other organism; Product type s : structure), translating into MAKKVAAIVKLQVPAGKANPAPPVGPALGQHGVNIMEFCKAFNAQTASEEGLVIPVVITIYADRTFTFVTKTPPAAILLKQAVGIAKASKEPNRTKVGKVTRKQVEEIARTKMPDLNALSIESAVRIIEGTAKTMGIEVV; encoded by the coding sequence ATGGCTAAAAAGGTCGCTGCGATAGTGAAACTTCAGGTTCCGGCCGGCAAGGCTAACCCGGCGCCGCCGGTCGGTCCCGCGCTCGGACAGCACGGCGTCAATATTATGGAGTTCTGCAAGGCCTTCAATGCGCAAACGGCGTCGGAAGAGGGCTTAGTGATTCCTGTTGTTATTACGATCTATGCGGATCGAACCTTCACGTTTGTTACCAAGACGCCTCCAGCGGCAATCCTGCTGAAGCAGGCTGTGGGAATCGCCAAGGCCTCGAAAGAGCCGAACCGTACGAAGGTCGGGAAGGTAACCAGGAAGCAGGTGGAAGAGATCGCGCGAACGAAGATGCCGGACCTGAATGCGTTGTCGATCGAGTCGGCTGTCAGGATTATTGAGGGAACGGCGAAGACCATGGGGATCGAGGTGGTCTGA
- the rplJ gene encoding 50S ribosomal subunit protein L10 (Evidence 2a : Function of homologous gene experimentally demonstrated in an other organism; Product type s : structure) — MNRVEKAAVIDELKTALAGSTVAMLADPQGLTMSDLTELRKLLRQQGVTLQVVKNTLARLATAGMELQNLKPYLVGPTAIIYGKGDPTAPAKLLATFGKTRPSFQIKAGFAEGTVLTGKDAAALADLPSREVLAARLAGIMQSPLRGFVTVLNGPLRSFMMVLEAVKQQKG, encoded by the coding sequence GTGAATCGGGTAGAAAAAGCAGCAGTAATTGATGAGCTTAAGACCGCACTGGCGGGGTCGACGGTCGCCATGCTGGCGGATCCTCAGGGTCTCACGATGAGCGACTTGACCGAGCTGAGAAAGCTGCTTCGGCAGCAGGGAGTGACGCTTCAGGTTGTCAAAAATACCCTCGCCAGATTGGCCACCGCGGGGATGGAGCTCCAGAATCTCAAGCCCTATCTTGTCGGTCCGACCGCGATTATTTATGGCAAGGGTGATCCAACTGCGCCGGCTAAACTCTTAGCGACGTTCGGAAAGACGAGACCGTCCTTCCAGATCAAAGCCGGTTTCGCGGAGGGAACGGTCTTAACCGGGAAAGATGCGGCGGCGCTCGCCGATCTCCCTTCACGTGAGGTGCTTGCGGCCAGACTCGCCGGTATCATGCAATCCCCCCTGCGCGGCTTCGTGACGGTGTTGAATGGACCTCTTCGTTCCTTCATGATGGTCCTGGAGGCGGTGAAGCAGCAGAAGGGGTAG
- the rplA gene encoding 50S ribosomal subunit protein L1 (Evidence 2a : Function of homologous gene experimentally demonstrated in an other organism; Product type s : structure) has protein sequence MSKVGKRYGAAAEAVTRLGSCDLVKAIEVVKSNAGAKFDETMEMAVRLGVDPKHADQMVRGTVVLPHGTGKSVRVLVFMKGEQEKDAREAGADYVGCEDLIEKIQQGWLEFDRAIATPNVMGLVGRLGKVLGPRGLMPNPKTGTVTFDVGRAVKEFKGGKIEYRTEKAGIVHAPFGKASFTANQLHENAMALLEALVRAKPASSKGRYLNGVAISSTMGPGVRVDLDTLVGLAKS, from the coding sequence ATGTCGAAAGTTGGAAAGCGCTATGGAGCGGCTGCTGAAGCGGTGACACGGCTAGGCTCATGCGACCTGGTCAAGGCGATAGAGGTGGTCAAGTCGAATGCCGGGGCGAAGTTTGATGAGACCATGGAGATGGCGGTTCGCCTGGGGGTTGATCCGAAGCATGCCGATCAGATGGTCAGGGGTACGGTCGTATTGCCCCACGGAACAGGGAAGAGTGTTCGAGTGCTGGTCTTTATGAAGGGCGAGCAAGAGAAAGATGCCCGGGAGGCCGGTGCCGACTATGTGGGCTGTGAAGACCTGATAGAGAAGATCCAGCAGGGGTGGCTTGAGTTCGATCGGGCGATTGCCACCCCGAATGTGATGGGTCTGGTGGGACGCCTCGGAAAGGTTCTTGGTCCTCGGGGATTAATGCCTAATCCGAAGACCGGTACCGTGACCTTCGATGTTGGAAGAGCGGTCAAAGAGTTCAAGGGTGGAAAGATTGAGTATCGTACAGAGAAGGCAGGGATCGTGCATGCGCCTTTCGGCAAGGCCTCGTTTACGGCGAACCAGCTCCATGAGAATGCGATGGCATTGCTGGAGGCGTTGGTCCGGGCTAAGCCGGCCTCCAGCAAGGGTCGATACCTCAATGGTGTCGCCATATCGTCGACAATGGGGCCGGGTGTGCGGGTAGATCTTGACACCCTGGTGGGGTTGGCAAAGAGCTGA
- a CDS encoding putative enzyme (Evidence 3 : Function proposed based on presence of conserved amino acid motif, structural feature or limited homology; Product type pe : putative enzyme) yields the protein MTEQILVGPHAVLEALRAKRRQIDRIYLARERYDSRIVEIVKRARELGVPCTQEKRERLGELSKGATHQGVLAVVSEADYEDPFELVARIKAATPLPLLLLLDGVQDPQNLGAIIRTAEAAGANGLFIAKHRAAGITPAVAKASAGASEHLAVARVAGLPAFLAWLKDQGIWTLGADPSAVQSLYEIDLRAPMGVVIGGEHRGLTMLVRQRCDLLARIPTRGRVDSLNAAAAAAVFLFEIRRQQSGMKQLPVNAQETAILS from the coding sequence ATGACGGAGCAGATACTCGTTGGCCCTCATGCTGTGCTGGAGGCGCTTCGAGCGAAGCGGCGCCAGATTGATCGGATCTATCTGGCAAGGGAACGGTACGATTCCAGGATTGTCGAGATTGTCAAGCGCGCCAGAGAGTTGGGCGTGCCCTGTACACAGGAGAAACGGGAGCGGCTTGGTGAATTGAGCAAGGGGGCGACGCACCAAGGGGTCCTGGCCGTCGTCAGCGAGGCAGATTACGAGGATCCTTTCGAGCTGGTTGCCCGAATCAAGGCGGCCACCCCGCTGCCGTTATTGCTGCTGCTCGATGGAGTTCAGGATCCTCAGAACCTCGGAGCGATTATACGCACGGCGGAGGCTGCCGGAGCGAATGGGCTTTTTATCGCGAAACATCGCGCCGCTGGGATTACTCCGGCGGTCGCGAAGGCCTCTGCGGGGGCTTCAGAACACCTGGCCGTGGCGAGGGTTGCGGGTCTGCCGGCGTTTCTCGCGTGGCTGAAAGATCAGGGCATCTGGACGCTCGGAGCCGATCCAAGCGCGGTGCAGTCCCTCTACGAGATCGATTTGCGTGCTCCGATGGGTGTCGTCATCGGAGGGGAGCACCGGGGACTGACAATGTTGGTGCGGCAGCGGTGCGATTTGCTCGCAAGAATCCCCACTCGCGGTCGTGTGGACTCTCTCAACGCTGCGGCGGCGGCTGCCGTCTTCCTCTTTGAGATCCGGCGACAACAGAGTGGCATGAAGCAGCTCCCAGTGAATGCGCAAGAAACTGCGATTCTTTCTTAA
- the secE gene encoding Preprotein translocase subunit secE, which translates to MMERWQQLVQFLKEVRTELKRVNWPLRKEVVGSTIVVIVSVFILSLFLGVVDVTLQKLLTLVVR; encoded by the coding sequence ATGATGGAACGGTGGCAGCAACTGGTTCAGTTCTTAAAGGAGGTCAGAACTGAGCTGAAAAGGGTCAATTGGCCTCTGAGAAAAGAAGTCGTGGGATCTACCATTGTTGTCATCGTATCGGTGTTTATTCTCTCGTTGTTTCTCGGGGTGGTAGACGTCACGTTACAGAAGCTGCTCACCTTGGTGGTCAGATAG
- the nusG gene encoding component in transcription antitermination (Evidence 2a : Function of homologous gene experimentally demonstrated in an other organism; Product type f : factor), with translation MSQSWYVIHTYSGFENKVKESIEQRAAALGLSDKISKVMIPTEDVVELKKGKRTVSSRKFFPGYVLIKAEMSEQLWYLVKNTPKVTGFVGPATQPTPVPEEQVQTILQQVEEGAERPKHRVMFLRGESVRVIDGPFANFTGLVDEVKPEKGRLKVMVSIFGRPTPVDLEFLQVEKV, from the coding sequence ATGTCGCAAAGTTGGTATGTGATTCATACGTATTCGGGTTTTGAGAACAAGGTGAAGGAGAGCATTGAACAGCGGGCTGCGGCCTTGGGATTGTCCGACAAGATCTCAAAGGTCATGATTCCCACTGAAGACGTGGTTGAGCTCAAAAAAGGCAAACGAACGGTTTCCTCGCGGAAATTCTTTCCGGGGTACGTCCTGATTAAGGCGGAGATGTCTGAGCAGCTTTGGTATCTCGTCAAGAATACCCCGAAAGTGACCGGCTTTGTCGGTCCGGCTACGCAACCGACTCCGGTTCCAGAGGAGCAGGTGCAAACCATTCTGCAGCAGGTGGAGGAGGGGGCCGAGCGACCAAAGCACAGGGTCATGTTCCTTCGCGGAGAGAGTGTTCGAGTGATCGACGGTCCATTTGCCAACTTTACCGGTCTCGTTGACGAGGTCAAGCCCGAAAAGGGACGACTGAAGGTGATGGTCAGTATCTTCGGAAGACCGACCCCGGTGGATCTGGAGTTCTTACAGGTTGAAAAGGTTTGA
- the tufB gene encoding Elongation factor Tu (EF-Tu) (Evidence 2b : Function of strongly homologous gene; Product type f : factor), translating into MAKAKFERTKEHMNIGTIGHIDHGKTTLTAAITKVLHAANAKVAFVPFDQIDKAPEEKERGITINIAHVEYETAKRHYAHVDCPGHADYIKNMITGAAQMDGAILVVAASEGPMPQTREHILLARQVNVPNLVVFLNKVDLVDDPELLELVELEVRELLTAYNFPGDDIPFVRGSALKALETGSGDRSNPASTPIFELMDAVDAYFPAPVRVLDKPFLMPIEDVFSISGRGTVVTGRVERGIIKVSDEVELVGIRDTQRTVVTGVEMFRKLLDQGQAGDNVGLLLRGTKREEVERGQVVAKPGSIPPHTRFKAEAYILTKEEGGRHTPFFNGYRPQFYFRTTDVTGVCTLPAGTEMVMPGDNVSLAVELIQPIAMEKELRFAIREGGRTVGAGVVSEVLE; encoded by the coding sequence ATGGCCAAGGCGAAGTTCGAGCGGACGAAAGAACATATGAACATCGGGACCATCGGGCACATCGACCACGGCAAGACCACCCTGACCGCGGCGATCACGAAGGTCCTCCATGCGGCGAATGCGAAGGTCGCCTTCGTTCCCTTCGACCAGATCGACAAGGCGCCGGAGGAGAAGGAGCGGGGGATCACTATCAACATCGCCCACGTCGAGTATGAGACGGCCAAGCGGCACTACGCCCATGTCGACTGCCCCGGCCACGCCGACTACATCAAGAACATGATCACCGGCGCGGCTCAGATGGACGGGGCGATCCTGGTCGTCGCCGCCTCTGAGGGCCCAATGCCCCAGACCCGCGAGCACATCCTCCTGGCCCGACAGGTCAACGTCCCCAACCTGGTCGTCTTTCTGAACAAGGTCGACCTGGTGGACGATCCCGAACTGCTCGAGCTGGTCGAACTGGAGGTCCGCGAGCTGCTCACCGCCTACAACTTCCCGGGCGACGACATCCCCTTTGTCCGCGGCAGCGCGCTCAAAGCGCTGGAGACCGGCAGCGGTGACCGCAGCAACCCGGCGTCCACACCGATCTTTGAGCTCATGGACGCTGTCGACGCCTACTTCCCCGCCCCCGTCCGCGTGCTGGATAAGCCGTTCCTCATGCCGATCGAGGACGTCTTCTCGATCTCCGGACGCGGGACCGTCGTCACCGGCCGCGTCGAGCGCGGCATCATCAAGGTCAGCGACGAGGTGGAGCTCGTCGGCATCCGAGATACCCAGCGGACCGTCGTCACCGGGGTCGAGATGTTCCGGAAGCTCCTCGATCAGGGCCAGGCCGGCGACAACGTCGGGCTGCTCCTGCGAGGGACCAAGCGCGAGGAAGTAGAGCGCGGCCAGGTGGTGGCCAAGCCCGGCTCCATCCCCCCCCATACGCGCTTTAAGGCCGAAGCCTACATCCTCACCAAGGAAGAGGGCGGTCGCCATACCCCCTTCTTCAACGGCTATCGGCCCCAGTTCTACTTCCGGACGACTGATGTGACGGGGGTCTGCACGCTCCCCGCCGGGACCGAGATGGTCATGCCGGGCGACAACGTGAGCCTCGCGGTCGAACTGATTCAGCCGATCGCCATGGAGAAGGAGTTGCGCTTCGCGATCCGCGAGGGCGGCCGCACTGTGGGGGCCGGCGTGGTGAGCGAGGTGTTGGAGTAG
- the cysS gene encoding Cysteinyl-tRNA synthetase (Cysteine--tRNA ligase) (CysRS), with protein sequence MALVVYNTLHQKKERFEPAVPGEVRMYACGPTVYDRAHIGHARAALTFDVVWRYLERRGYKVSYVRNYTDVDDKIIQRAAELGQSRESLVEEQIEAYRRDMDALGLRTPTEEPRATRHIREMIEIIRTLMAKGVAYSVDGDVYFEVRRSSDYGKLSHRGLDELQAGARVEVDPRKRDPLDFALWKASRPGEPAWESPWGPGRPGWHIECSAMSMKYLGETFDIHGGGADLIFPHHENEIAQSECATGKPFARYWIHNGFVNIRAEKMSKSLGNILTIRELLGRISPCAFKLFLLGTHYRAPVEFSEDALISATAAAARFHTVLEEVQRFQDVQGSKADRSRMDSLPLSGQIREAEQEYTDAMDDDFNTPRALAALFNLTKGVNVALRDVDGAPEPSLVYGLSMAGETLRTLGSVLGGLFEGPREVVDRLIMTPSAGTSTSGTAASVLRITGDDYCKAREAVESAMASGHTPPTEAIRTIVAYRALCRDRKDWTTADAIRTWLTNLGVVVDDTGDGVRWYVAVARAKTHRP encoded by the coding sequence GTGGCGCTAGTCGTCTATAATACCTTACACCAGAAGAAAGAGCGATTCGAACCGGCTGTGCCTGGCGAGGTCCGGATGTATGCCTGCGGCCCGACTGTATACGATCGTGCCCACATCGGTCATGCGCGCGCAGCTCTCACCTTTGATGTGGTCTGGCGCTACCTGGAGCGCCGCGGATATAAGGTCAGCTACGTGCGTAATTATACGGACGTAGACGATAAGATTATTCAGCGGGCCGCAGAGTTGGGACAGTCGCGCGAATCGCTGGTAGAGGAGCAGATCGAGGCCTATCGCCGGGATATGGACGCTCTGGGGCTCAGAACGCCGACGGAGGAGCCGCGAGCCACCCGACATATCCGCGAGATGATTGAGATCATCCGGACGTTGATGGCGAAGGGAGTCGCGTACTCCGTAGATGGTGATGTCTATTTCGAGGTCAGGCGCTCGTCCGACTACGGGAAGCTCTCCCATCGAGGTCTCGACGAGTTGCAGGCGGGGGCGAGGGTTGAGGTCGATCCGCGGAAGCGCGATCCTCTTGATTTTGCCTTGTGGAAGGCATCTCGACCGGGAGAGCCGGCATGGGAGAGCCCGTGGGGCCCAGGCAGACCGGGCTGGCATATCGAGTGCTCGGCCATGTCGATGAAATACCTCGGCGAGACCTTTGACATTCACGGTGGTGGGGCCGATCTGATCTTTCCCCACCATGAGAATGAGATTGCGCAGTCGGAGTGCGCCACCGGCAAGCCGTTTGCCCGCTACTGGATCCATAACGGGTTCGTCAATATCCGCGCCGAAAAGATGTCGAAGTCGTTGGGCAATATCCTGACGATTCGGGAACTCCTCGGTCGTATCAGTCCTTGCGCGTTCAAGCTGTTCCTGCTTGGAACTCATTACAGAGCACCCGTAGAGTTTTCGGAGGATGCGCTGATCAGCGCCACGGCTGCGGCGGCTCGATTCCATACCGTACTGGAGGAGGTGCAGCGTTTCCAGGACGTCCAGGGTTCGAAGGCCGATCGTTCGCGCATGGATTCCTTGCCCCTCTCAGGTCAGATTCGTGAGGCGGAACAGGAGTACACGGACGCGATGGATGATGATTTCAATACACCGCGTGCGCTGGCCGCATTGTTCAACCTGACTAAAGGGGTAAACGTTGCCCTAAGAGATGTCGATGGCGCGCCGGAGCCATCTCTCGTGTATGGCCTCAGCATGGCAGGAGAGACGCTGCGAACGCTGGGATCGGTGCTGGGCGGCTTATTTGAGGGTCCTCGTGAAGTTGTTGACCGGCTTATCATGACCCCATCTGCCGGTACTTCGACCAGTGGAACGGCAGCCTCGGTTCTCAGGATAACAGGAGACGATTATTGTAAGGCTCGAGAGGCTGTCGAATCGGCGATGGCGTCAGGCCACACCCCGCCGACAGAGGCGATCCGGACTATCGTCGCATACCGGGCGCTATGCCGTGACAGGAAGGACTGGACAACCGCCGATGCCATTCGCACCTGGTTGACCAATCTTGGGGTGGTTGTGGACGATACCGGCGATGGGGTCCGCTGGTACGTCGCGGTCGCCCGGGCGAAGACGCACCGGCCATGA
- the rplL gene encoding 50S ribosomal subunit protein L7/L12 (Evidence 2a : Function of homologous gene experimentally demonstrated in an other organism; Product type s : structure), with protein sequence MAKVTVDDVLDSIETWTVLDLNKLVKGIEDKFGVSATAMMPMAAVGSGGAGAAAAPAAEEKTEFSVILASVGEKKIQVIKEVRAITGLGLKEAKDLVEGAPKPVKEGLSKAEAEEIKAKLEATGATAELK encoded by the coding sequence ATGGCAAAGGTCACAGTTGATGATGTGTTGGACTCGATTGAGACGTGGACTGTGTTGGACCTCAATAAGCTGGTAAAGGGGATTGAGGATAAATTCGGGGTCTCTGCAACGGCGATGATGCCTATGGCGGCGGTTGGCTCTGGTGGGGCTGGGGCGGCTGCAGCGCCGGCAGCTGAGGAGAAGACAGAGTTCTCGGTGATCCTCGCCTCTGTGGGAGAGAAGAAGATCCAGGTCATCAAGGAGGTGAGGGCCATTACCGGACTGGGTCTGAAAGAGGCTAAAGACCTGGTTGAGGGCGCTCCCAAGCCGGTGAAGGAAGGGTTGTCGAAGGCTGAGGCGGAGGAGATTAAAGCGAAGCTCGAGGCGACCGGCGCGACTGCAGAACTTAAGTAA